From Ignavibacteriota bacterium:
CCGTTGACCTTGCGGAGATCACGGGGAGGCCGGTCGACAGGGAGCGGCTGAAGGAGTGCATTCGTCAAGGATTTGAAGAGGCGTGGGGCATTCAATTCAGATATCCGAATTCAGATATCTGATATCTGCATTGCTTTTACTTGGAGGCTACCATGAGCACAGCACAAGCGGATCATCGTCCCCGTGTCGTGACGACCCGTTCGGTGATGAACATGAAGAAGACCGGGGAGAAGATCACCGCGCTCACGGGGTATGATTTCCTGATCGCGCGGTTGCTGGATCAGGTCGGGATCGACATCATTCTGGTGGGGGACTCGCTGGGGAACGTGGTCCAGGGGCATGAGACCACATTGCCCGTCACCGTCGACGACATGATCTATCATGCGAAGGCGGTCAAGCGTGCCGTCAAGAACGCGCTCATCGTCGTGGACATGCCGTTCATGTCGTATCAGACGAGCGTGGACGATGCCGTGCGGAACTGCGGGCGGGTCATGAAGGAGGTGGGGGTGGGGGCGGTGAAGCTCGAGGGGGGTGCACACATCGCCGAGATCGTGCGGCATCTGGTGAGGATCGGGATCCCGGTGATGGGGCATCTGGGGCTGACGCCGCAGGCCATCAACAAGTTCGGGACGTACGAGGTGCGGGCGACGGAGGAGGCGGAGGCGGCCGAGCTCATTGCGGATGCGAAGACGCTGGCCGAGGCCGGGGCGTTCTCGATCGTGTTGGAGAAGATCCCGTCGGAGTTGGCGCGGCGGGTGACGGCCGAGGTACCGGTGCCGACGATCGGGATCGGGGCGGGGGCGGGGTGTGACGGTCAGGTGCTGGTGGTGTATGACATGTTGGGGTTGACGGAGGAATTCAAGCCGCGGTTTGTGCGGAGGTACGGGGAGATGGCGGAGGGGATGCGGGTGGCGTTCCGGCGGTACATCGCGGACGTCAAGGGTGGGGAATTCCCGCGGCGTGAAGAGAGTTACTGAAGCGGGCCGCAGAAGTGGGAGCGGTTCATGATGAGATGAACAGACGATGAAGGCCATGCATATACTTGTGTGTAATGATGATGGGATCGATGCGCCGGGGATCTACGCGCTGGCGCAGGAGTTGAAGAGCATCGCGAAGGTCACGGTGATCGCGCCGGACCGTCAGCAGAGTGCGGTGGGTCATGCGATCACCATGCAATCGCCGTTGCGGGTGGTGGAGTACAGGAAGGATGGAGTGTTCTTCGGGTATGCGGTGAAAGGGACTCCGGCGGATGCGGTGAAGTTAGGTGTGAAGTGTTTATTGGAAGAGCCGGTGGACCTGTGTGTTTCGGGGATCAATCACGGGTCGAACACGGCGATCAACATCATTTATTCGGGGACGGTATCGGCGGCGACGGAGGGGACGGTGTTAGGGATCCCGTCGATCGCGATGTCGTTGACGACGTATGCCGAGTGTGATTTCGGGGTTGCGGCGCGGTTCGCGAAGAAGCTGGCGTTGGAGGTGATGCAGAGGGGATTGCCGGCGGGGACGTTGTTGAATGTGAACGTGCCGGCGCTCGCGGAGTCGGAGATCAAGGGGGTGAAGATCACGAAGCAGGGGATCTCATCGTGGGCGGACACGTTTGACAGGAGGAAGGATCCTGCGGGTCGGGAGTATTTCTGGTTGACGGGGACGATGGATGTGACGGACACGGATCCGGAGACGGACCAGTTGGCGATCCAGGCGGGATACATATCGGTGACGCCGGTGCATTATCAGTTGACGGATGAAGTGCAGCGGGAGGTGATGCAGGGGTGGGGATTGCGTTGAAGAATTTTCGATTTTTTTTGTCGTTGAGGTTGACATTCAGGATCTAACTTCGTATGTTAGAGTCCCTTCAGACAGGGTCGCAGGGTAGGCTGCAGTAAGGCTGCTGAAAATAAAGTTGTCGAAGTTCCCTCGGGTACTTGACTTCCGGAAATAAAAGCAGTATATTTAAAGCCCGCCCAGAATGCGGAAGCGTCATTAAGAGCTTGTTGTTCTTTGAAAAACAGTGTGCATAGCCTAAGTCAATGATACTGAGAGCTCGACCTTGGCGATCCATTTCGCAGCAATGCGGAGTGTGACGTCAAGTGATCACTCGACGAAGTAATGAAAACTTACAACGGAGAGTTTGATCCTGGCTCAGGACGAACGCTGGCGGCGTGCCTAACACATGCAAGTCAAGGGGAAAAGGGTAGCAATATCCTGAGTACACTGGCGCACGGGTGAGTAACGCGTAGGTAACCTGCCCATAGGACGGGGATAATTCAGCGAAAGCTGGACTAATACCCGATGTTGAGACGTCATCACATGGTGGTGTTCTTGAAAAGCCCGCAAGGGTGCCGATGGATGGGCCTGCGTCCCATTAGGTAGTTGGTAGGGTAACGGCCTACCAAGCCTGCGATGGGTAGCTGGTCTGAGAGGATGATCAGCCACACTGGAACTGAGACACGGTCCAGACTCCTACGGGAGGCAGCAGTGAGGAATATTGCGCAATGGCCGAAAGGCTGACGCAGCGACGCCGCGTGAGGGATGAAGTCCGTTAGGATGTAAACCTCTTTTGCAGGGGATGAACGTCTCGCTATACGCGGGATTGACCGTACCCTGCGAATAAGGATCGGCTAACTACGTGCCAGCAGCCGCGGTAATACGTAGGATCCGAGCGTTGTCCGGAATTACTGGGTGTAAAGGGCGTGTAGGTGGATTCCTAAGTCGGTGGTGAAAGCCTGCAGCTTAACTGCAGAATTGCCTTCGATACTGGGGATCTTGAGTGCGGCAGAGGGAGATGGAATTCATGGTGTAGCGGTGAAATGTGTAGATATCATGAAGAACACCGGTAGCGAAGGCGGTCTCCTGGTCCGTAACTGACACTGATGCGCGAAAGCGTGGGGAGCAAACAGGATTAGATACCCTGGTAGTCCACGCCTTAAACGATGGGTACTAGGTGCTGGGCCGCAAGGTTCAGTGCCAAAGCTAACGCATTAAGTACCCCACCTGGGGAGTACGATCGCAAGGTTGAAACTCAAAGGAATTGACGGGGGCCCGCACAAGCAGTGGAGCATGTGGTTCAATTCGATGCAACGCGAAGAACCTTACCTGGGTTTGAAAGGCCAGTGACATCCGATGAAAGTCGGCTTTGTAGCAATACACACTGGTACAGGTGCTGCATGGCTGTCGTCAGCTCGTGCCGTGAGGTGTTGGGTTAAGTCCCGCAACGAGCGCAACCCCTACACTTAGTTGCCATCAGGTCAAGCTGGGCACTCTAAGTGGACTGCCTACGCAAGTAGTGAGGAAGGCGGGGATGACGTCAAGTCCTCATGGCCCTTACACCCAGGGCCACACACGTGC
This genomic window contains:
- the panB gene encoding 3-methyl-2-oxobutanoate hydroxymethyltransferase, with translation MSTAQADHRPRVVTTRSVMNMKKTGEKITALTGYDFLIARLLDQVGIDIILVGDSLGNVVQGHETTLPVTVDDMIYHAKAVKRAVKNALIVVDMPFMSYQTSVDDAVRNCGRVMKEVGVGAVKLEGGAHIAEIVRHLVRIGIPVMGHLGLTPQAINKFGTYEVRATEEAEAAELIADAKTLAEAGAFSIVLEKIPSELARRVTAEVPVPTIGIGAGAGCDGQVLVVYDMLGLTEEFKPRFVRRYGEMAEGMRVAFRRYIADVKGGEFPRREESY
- the surE gene encoding 5'/3'-nucleotidase SurE — encoded protein: MHILVCNDDGIDAPGIYALAQELKSIAKVTVIAPDRQQSAVGHAITMQSPLRVVEYRKDGVFFGYAVKGTPADAVKLGVKCLLEEPVDLCVSGINHGSNTAINIIYSGTVSAATEGTVLGIPSIAMSLTTYAECDFGVAARFAKKLALEVMQRGLPAGTLLNVNVPALAESEIKGVKITKQGISSWADTFDRRKDPAGREYFWLTGTMDVTDTDPETDQLAIQAGYISVTPVHYQLTDEVQREVMQGWGLR